The window CATGGGTTGTTTGATGTGTTGCGTTGGTGTGCGTAGCAAGCCAGGGTGTTTTTGTAAATGATTCCATCCTGACGACCATTAATGCCGTGACCACGTTTGATTTGATAGGCATAATCCAGTGTCTCATCGATATTCTTCAGGCTGGAGTAGTGAAACTCATGGGCGTTAATTATGTTATTGTCCTGAATACCCCATGGATGCTGTTGTGTCGCCTGTAGCTGTATATAACCACGTCCCTGGGGGATATTATTCATAATGGTATCAGCCGGAATGATGCCGACCATATCAGCTTTTTTACCCTGCCATTCAAGGCTGCGAGTCAGATATATCAGACCACCACATTCGGCGTAACAGGGCATGCCTGCATCTAATGCCTGATAGACCGCTGAACGTATGGATTGATTGGATGCCAGTGCCTCCATATAGACCTCGGGAAAGCCACCACCGATAAACAAGGCATCAATCTCCGGCAGTTTATTATCTGTGAGTGCATTAATCGCTATGATCTCGGCACCTGCTTGTCGAAAGGTTTCCAGATCATCGGGGTAATAAAAACCGAAGGCTGCATCCTGTATTACACCAATCTTCAGGGGGGGCGATAACTTGAAAGCAGGTGGGCTTTTCCAACATGGGGCAGGTAGTGGCGATGCCTTTTGCGCAATCTCAATGATGGCATCAAGATCAACCTGTGTGCTGATCTTTTCCGCAATATAATGGATCTTTGCTATAACTTCGTGAGCCTCATTACTGGGTACCAGTCCGAGGTGTCTTTCTGATATTTCCAATTCAGGGTCATTGTATACCGCACCGAGTACCGGGATATCCGTATAGCGTGTCATGACGGCGCGTAATTTTTCTTCATGTCGTTTGCCTCCGACACGGTTGAGAATGACACCGGCGATTTCTATGTCGGGATCAAAGGACTGATAACCCAGTACCAATGGGGCAATACCACGGGTAATACCCTTGCTGTCAATAACCAGGATAACGGGTGTATGGGTCAATTTTGCTAGTGCGGCATTGCTGTCTGAGCCCTCGGGGTCGAGTCCATCATACAACCCCTTGTTGCCCTCGATAATAGCGATGTCAGCTGGATTCATCACCTGCACAATATTGGCAACGATCTCATCTTGTTGCATGGTGTAGAAATCAAGGTTAAGGCATGAAGACTGACTGGCTCGACCGAGCCACATCGGATCAATGTAATCGGGGCCTTTTTTGAATGCCTGTACTTTGATGTTGCGTGCAACGATAGCTGCACATAGACCAATGCTAATCGTGGTCTTGCCAGATGATTTATGTGCTGCCGAGATCAGGACGCGAGACATGGAATGTCCTGTTCCAGGCATGAATGAAATAAGATTTAGTCGATCACGACATGTTGAGGATCGGCAACCTCATCGCTCAGATCTTCAGGCAGAAAATCCAGGATCTTGACGGCAAGGGCAACAGCAATCATGGCGACAGCAATACCACCGATACCGAGTATGAACTCTGGCAGACTCGGACTATAGCTATTAATAACACCATCAAAGAAGGAACTGCTGACTTCCATGCCAGGGAACAGAACCAGTGGGAATGCCTGTCCACCAATAATGGTGACATACATCTGTACCAGTCCACCAAGAATAATCATGACCGATGCGGTTGCAATCATTGGACGGGATTTACCCAGGCAAGGGTGGAACAGGATAGCCAGTGGTATGAGTCCACCAATCAATACCTGCCCGATCCAGAATAGTTGAGTATAGATGCCGCCGTCTCTAAGGATGAAGGCCTCATAGCCATGATGTTCTGTGGCATAGAGATTGGTCAGGTGGAAAGTGACGACAAAAAAGAGTGCGGCAGCGACAAAGATACCCATCAGGTTCTTGATGCGAGAGATCATCGCGTCACCTAAAGGACGACCGGTGTAGTGGCTTGAGGTCATCAGTACTAACAGGAAGATAGCCTTGCCATAGGCGAATGACATGACGATAAACATCGGTGCCATAATGGCGGCATCATAGCCCTGACGTGCCACCAGGAAACCAAAGATGGAACCGGTACCGGTTGTTAGGGTCAGACGCCAGGCAAAGGCTGAAAAACCAGCGATTTTATTATATTTTGCCATGCTCTTATCCATCATGGTCCACAGATAAGCACCGACAACCACCAGGAAGCCATTATAGAGGATGATGTTCCAGGCAAAGATAGATTTGAAATTATAGGTGGTCATGGCAACGATCAGACGATCAGGTCGCCCCAGATCGAGTACCAGTACGGTTAGACCGCCAATGAGCAGACATATTGCCAATAGACCGGATAAGGGTGCCAGTGGCTTATATTCTTTTTTACCAAACACTGAACCGATGGAAGCAATGTTCAGGGCACCGGAGGCGGCAACAATCAGGAATACAGCGAAGACATGCGGTAGACCCCATGCAATCTGGTTGTTCATCCCGGTAACCCAGTGCCCGTTATGCTCCATAAACCAGGTTGCACCCAGTGCAGATAGTATCATGGTACCAAGCAGGATAATTAATCCGTAGTAGGCCGGTGAATCGCCTTCAATAGCTCGAAAATGTATTTTCTGTTTCATTGTTTGATAATCCAATGTAAAAATTACTGGTCAGATATTTTCTAGATACCCTGATAACGAACGCCTGGATTAAGTCCAAGGTCTGCGCGAATACGGGTACCACCATGTTGTGCCAGTTGACGTGATATTTCACTGTTCGGGTTTTTAAGATCACCGAATATGATGGCACCTTCAGCTTCGTCAGCACAGGCCTCAACACAGGCCGGTTGTCGATCATTGTCCACACGCACAACACACAGGTTGCAACTCTCAACCGTGCCCTTGCCACGTGGTGTATCAGGTTTCTGGTTATGCAAGTCTTCATGGACGAAGGAACGTGCCTTGTAAGGGCAGGCCATCATGCAGTAGCGACAACCAATACAGATGTGTTTGTCAACCAGGACGATACCATCTTCACGCTTGAAGGAGGCACCGGTAGGGCAGACATCGACACAGGGCGGGTTTTCACAATGCTGGCACATCAGAGGCAGCGTGGTGACATGACTGGTTTCAGTATCACGTATCGTCACCTTGCGAATCCACTGCGCATCAATCTTGGCATTATCCGGGCGATCTGAATGGGTACTGTTATCCAGCCCATGTTCATCTGAACAGGCAGTGATACAAGCGGTACAGTCTTTAGCACACTTATTGGTATCAATCAGTAGACCCCAACGAACCGAGTCATTGACTTCCTGGTCATTCGGTTTTGCCTGCGCCACCTGACTCAACATAACACCGGGCGCAATGCTCAGTGCGGCAACTGTTGAGGCATTACCTAGAAATTGTCGTCTGGATTGATTTGTCGTTTCTTTGCTCATGCTTAATTTCCACTGGCACTAATGGACTGAATGGTCGTCTTGCCAAATTTGACAATTCTGTCTTTCAGGCTTGAAGGCTGGTTTACATGTGAAGAGGGTAGCTTATGGTATTTATCATCGTTAGCCGGGCGATCAGTATGACATTGGAAGCAGTCAATCTTTACCGCAGCGTAGGTATGGCAGCTATTACAAAAGTGCTCCGAGCTATCGATGCGTGCGTAGCTACCATCCTTGCGTTTCGGGTTATGACATTCAATACAGCCCTTTAAGCTGAATTTTTCCCCGCGTATACCTTCGCGCATGGTTTCATCCCTCTCATGCAGGAGATAATCCATGTGGTGTTTACGCATATCCTCTGTTGGTGCCACACACTTTGTCTCGCCTTCTTTTGCCGCAGGTATCTTTGGCAAAAATTTGGAGCCAGCTTGAACTTGCAGGCTAAAACCCGATAGCAAAAGAGTGACTATGAACAGACGCATTATATTTTGCATACGCTTCATCATTATTCCTCAGACCTATTCGCCCAGTGCCATATCAATATAACCGGTAGGACACACATCAGAGCAGATATGACAACCAATACACTTATTGTAATCAGTCGCGACATAGCGACCTAAGGTTGCCTCATTCTTCTTGACGCGATAGACGGCATCCTGTGGGCAGAATATGACACAGTTATCACATTCGAAACACATACCACAGCTCATGCAGCGACCCGCTTCTTCAACCGCTTGTTCGTCACCCAGTGAGACCATGCGTTCCTTGAAGTTACCCAGAACCACATCGGAATCAACCATGATTTCTTCGCGTTTAACACGTTCGGTATAGCCAAAATGACCAAGGAACAATTTGTCAGATTTAATCACTTCTTGCTTGGAACGATCTTCGTAGTTGTGAATGGCAAATTTCTTTTCAGAGGTGCCTCTAGTCAGACCAGCGATATATTCCTCGGGTGAAAGATCAGCTTCACGCAGCTTGCTCAGCAGATTGAAGTGATGCTTGTCAACCTTGGGGCGTTTGCTCAGTTCAGCGTTCTGGAAGTAATGTTCAATACTTTCAGCGGCAACCGATGCTTGTCCAATAGCGGTTGTTAGCAGGTGAGGACGAACAATATCACCGGCAACAAAATGACCTTCACGACCGGTTACCTGGAAATGCTGGTCGGCATTAATAAAGCCATGACCATTATCCATATCCTCAACACCGGCAAGATCACCACTTTGACCAATGGCAGAAACAATCAGGTCAGCCTCAATGATGTATTCCTTACCGCCTTCAGTTGCAACAGGCACATTCTTTTCCAAGGTGCAGTCAACCAGCTTCAATGCGGTCGCACGACCATTGGCATCCTTGATGATCTCAACAGGCATGACTTCATTCATGATGACGACACCTTCATGCAGGGCATCTTTCACTTCGTGCTCGGCAGCCGTCATGTCTTCCTGTTTGAACAGGGCAGTCAGGACAACGCTGTCACAGGCCTTCTTGGCAGCAGCATCAATATCACCGTGAGTGATTGCACCGGTTACAGAATCTTCCGGGCTCTCATTATAATCATTCAATGTGCCAATACGACGGGCAACAGATACGACATCAATCGAGGTATCACCACCACCCACACAGAGGATCTTATTCGCTGTGTACTTCATGTCACCCTTGTTGAACTGTTCAAGAAATTCAACGGCGGAGACACAGTTAGGCGTTTCGTTCCAGCTATCAACAAACAGACCACGACCATTTTTACAACCTAATGCCCATAATACCGCATCAAATTCTTTATCAATATCGTCCATGCTGATGTCTTTACCAACACGGGTGTTCATGCGTGTTTCAATGCCGCCCATGTCGATAATGCGTTGGCATTCACCATTCAGGAAGTCACGCGGTGTACGATAGCCAGGGATGCCATAACGCATCATGCCACCTAATTCAGCGTGATCATCAAAGATAGTGGATGCAATGCCTTTACGACGCAGCTGATAAGCCGCAGTCATACCCGCTGGACCACCACCGATGATAGCGACCTTTTTGCCGGTCATTTCAGCACTGTTATCAAACTTCAGGCCTTCAGTAAAGGCCGTGTCACCAATGTATTGCTCAATAGAATTAATACCGACGAAATCTTCAACATCATTACGGTTACAACCGTCCTGACAAGGTGCCGGGCAAACACGTCCCATCATGGATGGGAACGGGTTAGCGTTGGTTGAACGACGGAAGGCGTATTCCTGCATGGAAACACCTTCAGGCGGTATTTCGATGCCGCGTACGATGTCCAGCCAGCCACGAATATCTTCACCTGAGGGGCAGCTGCCCTGACAAGGTGGAGTACGGTGTACATAGGTAGGGCACTTATGTGACCAACCGGCACTGAAGATATTATCAGTGTATGAATCGTATTGATCATCACCCGCTTCGTATTTGGTGAACGTTAAATGCTTTTTCTGCATCTCATCGCTGGAAGTCGCCATGTTTATGCTCCTGTAAAACAGAATTATTTAATTCAGTTAAAAATTAATCTTCAGTAGATTCTTCGTTTTCTTCATCGTGATTCTCGCCTTCAACGGGAGCATCACTCATAATAAGCGCATTACTAACTAACTGATGGACACTGACCATCTGATCCATTTGGAAGCCGTAATAGGGTAGTACCTTGCTGAACTGGCTCTTACAGATGGCACAGATTGCTGCCATATGTGTGATGCCGTATTCATTGGTAGCATGTTGTAATGCTTGCATACGTGGATAGACGCCTTTAAGACGAATTTCCAACAAGTCATCAGTGAGCAGACCACCGCCACCACCACAACAGAAGGTGGCTTCACCAATGGTATCCTTTTCCATATCGTGAAAATTATTACAACAAGCTTTGATAACCGCTCGTGGTATGGTGAATTGACCACCCGGTTTGTCTCCCATACGTGTGGCACGAGCCACATTACAGGAGTCATGGAAGGTCAATACCATGTCATCATTTTTCGTTTTGTCGAATTTGAGCGTGCCGTCTTCAATCAAATCATTAGTCAATTCACAGATGTGCTGTGGTATCGGGTAATTCTGATCAAGGAAGTCAAATGGCCCCGCCAGGGTATTCAGGAAACTGTAGGCAATACGCCAGGCATGACCACACTCACCAAAGACGATACGTTTTACGCCAAGATCCTGTGCCGCCTTACGAATACGCATGGAAACCTTCTGCATGTTTTCGTAACTACCGATAAACATACCAAAGTTACCTGCTTCACTGGCGTGTGAACTCAGGGTCCAGTTCAGTCCGGCCTCATGAAATACCTTGGCATAGCCAATTAGACCATCAATATGAGGTTCGGCAAAGAAGTCAGCAGAAGGGGTTACCAGCAGGATGTCGGCACCTTTCTTGTCGAGAGGGAACTTGACCGGGATACCGGTATCTTCTTCAACATCTTCTTCCAGACCTTCTAGCGTGTTGGCCAATGCGGGTTGAGGCAAACCAAGGTTATTACCAATGGTGTAGACCTTGCCGATGATCTCGTTACAGTATTTTTGTCCCTTACCAATATGATCCAGGATCTCACGCGCGGCCATGGATACCTCGGCGGTATCAATGCCATAAGGGCAGAAGACAGAACAACGACGACACTGGGAACATTGGTGGAAATAACTATACCATTCGTCGACCACTTCTTCTGTCAGGTCAACGGCACCAACCAGTTTAGGGAAATATTTACCAGCAAAGGTAAAGTAACGACGATAGACCTTGCGCAGCAGATCCTGACGTGCCACAGGCATGTTCTTAGGATCTGCCGTGCCAAGAAAGTAATGGCATTTATCGGTACAGGCACCGCATTTTACACAAGAGTCCATGAACACCTGGAAACCACGATAGCGATTTAATAGATCGCCCATTTTATCAATGGCAGCGTCCTTCCAGCCATCAATCAAGGCACCTTTTTCTTCCGCTCCGGGGAATCCTAGATTATTTTGAAACTCTTTTTTGGCAAGGAAGGGTGCGCTATGAGCCATAGCACCTTCTTTCAACTTGGGAGTAACAAAATATTCCCTGATTTCCGGTAGTTCGAATTCGATCTTTTTGGCCACTTTTATAGTTCCTTCAGATAGACAGCGATTTAGCGCTTGTTATCCAGTTCAGCTGCCCATGGGGCAAGATGACGTTTTTCACGCGGGTTATCCACCTGGTTACGTGTCGGGCTAAAAAATATACCGGGCACATGTAACAGCTTGCTGATCGGGAAGATAAACATCAGTGTAATAACCAGAGCCAGATGGACGAGTAAAATACTGTCATCAGGCAATGTTTGAATGTTGAATGTTAACAAGCCAAGGAAGTAGGCCTTGACCAGAACAATGTCGACATGTGAAACAAACTTCATCATGACACCAGTGCCGGCAATCGACAGCAGTAATAATAGCATCAGGTGGTCAGATGGGGAGCTGATGTAACGAATACGTTCGACAAATAGTCGTCTAAACCAGAGACCACCCAGACCGGCCAACATACCGAATGCGGCATATTTTCCGAATGGTTGTACCAGATCAACCCAAAACCATACGGGATCTGTGAAATAACGAAAATGACGCAACAGAACCAGCAACATGGCAAAATGAAAAATGTAACCTAATGCCCAAATCCATTTATTGGCTTTGAAAAGACTTTTAAAGAGAACGACTTCCTGAGCCATTCTCACGACAACGCCTGCTTGAGTTACAGGAGCAGGTGTTGTTGGAATCTTTAGAGGGGCGGGAGTGCGCGCATATTTTTGAATACGCATTGCTAAACCACCAATCAGTACGGCAGTCGCAGCGTAAAACAGTAACGCATAAATCATACTTACAGATAGCACCGTCAGAGCCTCCGGATGTAAAAGATAGGGGGGCTAAAAAAGGCCCCCCTGGATATCATCTGATATGTGTTTTATACACAACCAGTTGGCTTAGGTAAACCAGCATACTTACATGCCTGTTTAGCTGGGCCGTATGGGAACAATTCATACAAGTATTTGCTGTTGCCCTTGTCCTTGCCCAGTTTCTTGCCAATAGCCTTGGTCAGAACGCGAACAGCAGGTGCAATCTGGTATTCTTCGTAGTATTCACGCAGGAAGTTGATTACTTCCCAATGACTGTCAGATAGTTCACAGTCATCAGCCACTGCCATTGCAGCACCAATTTCAGCATTCCACTGACTTAAATCTTCCAGATAACCTTCTTCATCGGTCTCGTAGGTCTTGCCACTTACTTCAATTGTCATTTTCAGGACTCCTTATAAATAGTATTTAATATGTTTATAACCAGGATTGAACAACCTCATGCTGTGCAACCAGTTCTACAAAGCCTTCGTAATCGACAGTTTTGATGCCGTTGATTAATTTGTCTTCGTTAAGACCGCGAGCATTGAAATCAGGTCCAAGTACGTAGAATGTAATACCTTCCATTGCCTTGCTGATATCATCAGCAACGGATGTATTTTGTGTTGCTGCTAAAACACCATCTTCGATCAGCAGGATTGAGCTGCCGCTCTTTGCCATGCTGATGCAGGACTTGAGCGTGCAACGCTCGAAAGGTGATTTATTTACCGTGTGTAACATCGCCATTTTATATTCCTCTAGAAACTCAGTACGACATCTTGTTCGTCGAACAAGTCGGCCATTTCGGCGCGGCTTATTAAACGGATAGAATCTTTTTCATTCCAGTCGTCATCTTCATCTTCCCAGACCAGGTGTTGTAGATCATCAAGTGTCAAACCACGTTCTTCCAGAGAGTCCTTGTCAATGTAGATCTTGCTGACTTCATAATCGCCAAGGGCGGTATATGTCTTGGAAAAGTTTTTCATACCAATGGCATCCGTTGCCTGTCCCTTGGTTAATTGATAAACACCGTCATCAACAAAGGCCAGGCTGACATCCTGGTCAAATGCTGCACCGATCAGTACAACCTCGAGAGATTCAAGGGCGTAGACCGTGCCATAAGGTGCCTTGCGATTAACATACATGAATTTTTTTACTTCAGACATTATATTTTCTCCTAATCGCCAAAAGTAATGATGCGATCAGCAATAATGCCCGCTTCAATTAGTTGTCCCAGACCGGAAATACGGAACCCGGGGGCAATATTGAAGCAAGGTTTACCCTGACGCTTCGCTTCATTTTCATCCAATATGCCACGGCGCTGAGCAGCAGCAATACACACAACCATATCCAGGTCGTGAATCTTGGCCAGTTCAGACCATAGTGCGGTAATGTTTCTATCATCCTGAGGTGGGATAGCAAGACTAGTCGCATTATTCACGCCATCGTGGTAGAAAAAGATACGAAAGATATCGTAGCCTTTTTCCAGCGCAGCTTTGGCAAATTGATAGGCCGAATCAGCGGCTTGATGCTGATAAGGGCCTTCGTTTATCACGATTGCAAATTTCATTGTTTCTTCCATCTACTTTATTAGAAGCGGATATGAGTAGAGGCATTTAGACTGTTACGTGCGCCTCTCCAGTTATCCACATGATACTTGGTGAATGGCAGACCGGTTACCTCAAAGAAACGAGGCCAGCCAATGCGTTCAATCCAATCATTGATGCGCTCCCAATCCTTCGCGCCTTCCTTGTATTGAGCAAGGATGTTCTTGACGATAGCCGTTGCTTCAGGCCAGCGAGGTGGATTATTCGGGATACCAGCGGCAACCAGCTTCTGGAAGGTTGGCTTGCTACGGGCGTTGGAGTGATTACCACCCACCCAGATAGCTAACTGAGAGTATTCAGCATCATTAATCTGCATTGGAGGGCAAGGTGGGAAACAGGCACCACAACAGATACATTTCTTCTCGTCGACTTCCAGTGAAGGTTTGCCATCAACCATGGCAGGGCGAATAGCCGCTACCGGGCAACGAGCAACAACCGATGGACGCTCACAGACATTACCCACCTTGGTGTGGTCGATGCGAGGTGGTTTGGTGTGCTGGATGTTAATTGCAATATCACCTTGACCACCACAGTTAATCTGACAACAAGAAGTCGTGATATGAACACGGTTAGGCATGTTGCAGTTACGGAACTCATCAATCAGCTCATCCATCATGGACTTAACAACACCGGATGCATCAGTACCCGGGATGTCACAGTGCAACCAGCCCTGTGTATGAGAGATCATGGCAACAGAGTTAGCGGTACCACCAACAATATAACCGTTGCCTTCCAGTTCATCAATGAGTGGCTGAACGCGATCTTCTTCAGTCACCATGAACTCAATGTTACTACGCAGAGTAAAGTGGATGTAACCGTCTGCATGTGACTTGGCAATGCCAGTCAGTTTACGCAGAGTAAAGAGATCCAGAATACGCTGTGTACCTGCTTTAACAGTCCAGATGGTGTCGCCGCTATGTGCAACGTGACGCAGTACGCCTGGACGTGGATGATCGTGCCATTTCCAGCGACCATAATTCTTACGCATCATAGGATGCATGTACTGGAAGCCATCTGGACAACCGGATTCGATTGGTGGACGCATTTCAACCTGTGCCATGGTTTTCTCCTGAGTATTACTTATTCATTGTGTGCCCGAACAGCCATTCGGGCACTTGATATAGGTTATTGAACGGTTTAGCTAGCCTGTTTGGCTTCGCGTTGACGAGCAAACCATTTTTCTGCTTCTTCGTCCCAGCCATCCATACGAACATAGGAACACTGACGTGGGCTAGAGATCATGTTTGGATCAACGTCAACGCCGATGCCTTCGATGAAGTTAACCAGACCGATACGTTCGATCATTTCACCACAACGCTCATGTTCCAGACCATTTTCAGCCCAGAAGTCGATGATCTCTTCAGCCATCTCAACGATACGTTCATAATCTTCTTCGGTTTCCAGTTTCATGAATGGAACCAGAACGGTACCCATCAGGTCACCAATCTTCAGTGTGCGCTTACCACCGATCAGGATAGTCACGCCCTTATCGTTACCAGGAGTAAGAGCCTTTGGCATAACATTCAGGCAATGCATACAACGTACACAGTTACTGTTGTCAACGGTCAGAGTGTCATCGTCATTCAGAGTCAGGGCAGCCGTTGGGCAACGTGAAGTCACGTTGTCGATAACGTGCTCACGACCCTTTGCTTTCACATAGGCCTTAACTTCATCCTGATCAACGATCATTTCATCACGCCAGGTGCCAATAACAGCAAAGTCGGCACGTTCGATAGCATTCTGACAATCATTAGGACAACCAGAAACCTTGAACTTGAATTTATAAGGTAGAGCAGGACGATGCACATCATCGGTGAAGTTATTCATCAGGTGACGATGAATCGCATGCTCACTGGCACAGGACTGTTCGCAACGAGCAGCACCGACACAGGACATACCGGTACGCACACATGGGCCCGCACCACCAAGATCCCAACCGTAGTCGTTAATCTCGTCGAAGAAATGCTGGAACTGCTTATTATCAGTACCAATGAACATAATGTTACCGGTCTGACCGTGGAAGGTTACCAGACCAGAACCGTATTTTTCCCAGCTATCAGCTAACTGCTCTAGCATGTCAGCGGTATAGAAGTTGCCAGCGGGTGGCTGCACACGAATGGTGTGGAATTCCTTGGATTCAGGGAAGCTTGAAGCCACTTCAGAAAAACGAGGGATAATACCGCCACCATAACCGAACACGCTGATGGTACCGCCTTTCCAGTAGCCCTTGCGGGTTTCGTATGAGTGCTCTAGCTGACCAAGGAGACCATTGGTCATGCTGCGGATCTCATCTTTTGGATGATTGTCACGCAGATTCTTGATGCCGGTAATAAA is drawn from Gammaproteobacteria bacterium and contains these coding sequences:
- the dsrB gene encoding dissimilatory-type sulfite reductase subunit beta, yielding MAQVEMRPPIESGCPDGFQYMHPMMRKNYGRWKWHDHPRPGVLRHVAHSGDTIWTVKAGTQRILDLFTLRKLTGIAKSHADGYIHFTLRSNIEFMVTEEDRVQPLIDELEGNGYIVGGTANSVAMISHTQGWLHCDIPGTDASGVVKSMMDELIDEFRNCNMPNRVHITTSCCQINCGGQGDIAINIQHTKPPRIDHTKVGNVCERPSVVARCPVAAIRPAMVDGKPSLEVDEKKCICCGACFPPCPPMQINDAEYSQLAIWVGGNHSNARSKPTFQKLVAAGIPNNPPRWPEATAIVKNILAQYKEGAKDWERINDWIERIGWPRFFEVTGLPFTKYHVDNWRGARNSLNASTHIRF
- the dsrA gene encoding dissimilatory-type sulfite reductase subunit alpha, producing MADNKHYDTPMLDELENGPWPSFITGIKNLRDNHPKDEIRSMTNGLLGQLEHSYETRKGYWKGGTISVFGYGGGIIPRFSEVASSFPESKEFHTIRVQPPAGNFYTADMLEQLADSWEKYGSGLVTFHGQTGNIMFIGTDNKQFQHFFDEINDYGWDLGGAGPCVRTGMSCVGAARCEQSCASEHAIHRHLMNNFTDDVHRPALPYKFKFKVSGCPNDCQNAIERADFAVIGTWRDEMIVDQDEVKAYVKAKGREHVIDNVTSRCPTAALTLNDDDTLTVDNSNCVRCMHCLNVMPKALTPGNDKGVTILIGGKRTLKIGDLMGTVLVPFMKLETEEDYERIVEMAEEIIDFWAENGLEHERCGEMIERIGLVNFIEGIGVDVDPNMISSPRQCSYVRMDGWDEEAEKWFARQREAKQAS